cgtgagcttgtgtcgccctcgggcgtctccaacaagggcttggggtgctgcgcgatggtcgcaagcccccgagtgtacctctcgtaggggctcctggcctttggcgatggaaatgcatcactggaggaagcctgaggggctgcggtggtggagctccttcccatctcccagcaagacgaacgatttggcgcgccgcgccaaccgccgagctttggctcggtcgaggggtagctctcctcggtggagatattgcaggtacggggtctgccagtttcgattaggcgtgaccccgcttcgctcctcctcgacgcgcagtgcctcaccctcgggggccgagggtacctcgggccgaaccgtgggtacctcgggccgaaccgtgggtacctcggaccgagccaagggtacctcgggctgggccgagggtgcctcgggctcgggcgtgtcgtcgatcttgacgggggGTTgaagcaggtctcgggagaaggcttccgggggaaccgttattcgccccgaggcggtacagaggcagacctctttcgccgaggtgcgggatgaaacggctcagggccgcaagacatcccatgactctctgtacgcctttcaagtccttgatggccccatgctggtgacggctgcgatcttctccgggttggcttcgatgccccgctcagagacgatgaaccccaagagcatgcctcgggggtaccccgaagacgcacttttcgggattgagcttcacgcctttcgccttgagacatcggaatgtcacttcaaggtcggaaaggaggtcggaggccttcctcgtcttgactacgatgtcatcgacgtaggcctcgaccgtccggccaatgtgttcgccgaacacatggttcatgcaccgctggtatgtcgcacccgcattcctcaagccgaacggcatggtgacatagcagtacatgccgaagggcgtgatgaaagaagtcgcgagctggtcggactccttcatcctgatttggtgatacccggagtaggcatcgaggaaagacagggtttcgcacccagcagtggaatccacgatttgatcgatgcgaggcagagggtagggaaccttcggacatggtttgtttagaccagtgtggtctacacacatccaccatttccctcctttctttctcacaagcacagggttggcaagccattcgggatggaatacctctttgatgaaccctgccgccattagcttgtggatctcctcgcctgtggctctgcgcttttcttcgtcgaatcggcgcagaggctgcttgacgggtcgggccccggctcggatatccagcgagtgctcggcgacatccctcggtatgccgggcatgtccgagggactccacgcgaagacgtcggcgttcgcgcggagaaagtcgacgagcactgcttcctatttggtatcgagctcggagccgatccggacttgcttggaggcgtcgctgctggggtcgagggggacggacttaaccgtctccgctggctcgaagttgccggcatgacgcttcacgtctggcacctcctaagagaggctctccaggtcggcgatgagggcctcggactcggcgagggcctcggcgtactccacgcactccacgtcgcattcgaacgcgtgtttgtacgtggggccgacggtgatgaccccgttggggcccggcatcttgagcttgaggtaggtgtatttggggacgaccatgaacttcgcgtagcatggccttcccagtaccgcgtggtaggttcctcggaacccgaccacctcgaacgtcagggtctcccttcggaagttggagggtgttccgaagcagacgagaaggtcgagttgtccgaggggttggacgcgcttcccgaggatgatcccatggaaaggcgccgcgcctgcccggaccgaggacagatcgacacgcaggagcccgagggtctcggtgtagatgatgttgaggctgctgcctccgtccatgaggaccttggtgagcctgacgttgccgatgacggggtcgacgacgagcgggtatttcctcgggctcgacacgtggtcggggtggtcggcttggtcgaaggtgatgggcttgtcggaccagtctaggtagactggcgccgccaccttcaccgaacagacctcccgacgctcttgcttgcggtgccgagccgaggcgttcgccgcttgcccaccgtagatcatgaagcagtcgcggacctcggggaactctcctgcctggtgatcttccttcttgtcgtcgtcgcgagccctaccaccctccacgggtggcccggccctgtggaagtggcgccgaagcatggcgcactcctcgagggtgtgcttgacgggcccctggtgataggggcacggctccttgagcatcttgtcgaagaggttggcacctccggggggtttccgagggttcttgtactcggcggcggcgacaaggtgcgcgtcggcggcgttgcgtttcgcttgcgacttcttcttgccctttttcttggcaccgcgctgagttgacgcctcgggggcatcttccggtgggcggccctggggctgcttgtccttccggaagatagcctcgaccgcctcctggccagaggtgaacttggtggcgatgtccatcagctcgctcgccctggtgggggtcttgcgatcagcttgctcactaggtcgcggcaggtggtgccggcgaggaacgcgccgatgacatccgagtcggtgatgttgggcagctcggtgcgctgcttcgaaaatcgccggatgtagtcccggagagactctcccggctgctgtcggcagcttcggaggtcccaggaattcccagggcgcacatacgtgccctggaaattgccggcgaagtcttggaccaggtcgtcccagttggagatctgccccggaggcaggtgctccaaccaggcgcgagcggtgtcggagagggacagggggaggttgcggatggtgaggttgtcatcgtccgttccacccagttggcaggccagccggtagtccgcgagccacagctccggtctcgtctcccccgagtactttgtgatggtagtcgggggtcggaaccgggtcgggaacggcgcccgtcgtatggcccggctgaaagcctgcggaccgggtggttcgggcgagggactccgatcctccctgctgtcgcAGCGTCcttcgcgcctggggtggtagcctcggcgcaccctctcgtcgaggtgggcccgacggtcgcggtgatggtgctcgttgccgaagcgacccggggccgcgggcgctgtgttgcgcgtgcgcccggtgtggaccgaggcttcccgcatgaattgggaagtcacggcatgatgttccgaggggtacccctgccttcgggaggcggagctctcggcccgtcggaccgcggcgccttccaggagattcttgagctctccttggattcgccgtccctcggtggtcgatggctccggcatcgcgcggagaagcattgccgctgcagccaggttctggccgactccactggaagcgggcggcggcctcatcctggcatcgtcggcgatgcggtcctggaagccctggggtagatgacgcatttccccggccggaggttggcccgcccattcctgcccgacgtcccggcggatcggctcaagtgctcctgctccctcgtcgagcctggccggcaccccgcggatttgctcgagctgtgggtcatgaccccccgcctgaacggggaccactgctagctcccgtaggatgtcaacgcgaggcacaggccaagggagatcaccgttctccggcataccaagatggttgccttcggagggaccctctagatcgacgtggaaacattcgcgactcgggtcgcagtcctcgtcgccgagactgcggctaccgtcggaacagtcggaaaggcagtagtcgcatgcggtcatgaagtcccgcatggcactggggtcgccaagtccggagaaatcccaacagaagtcaggcacgtcgtcttcctcgaacctagagggcccgtaggtcgagacgtccgttagccggtcccaaggtgaccgcatacgataccccagagggtttggactcgcctctacgagagcgtccgccaaagcgaagccgcttggcgggtcgaggctgaatccaaggggcgtgagatgagaatcggtcggtacctcttggtcgatgggcggtgatgaagtcacgtcagggactgactgcaccgtcgtctctggttcgagggtgacgcccagcaagcctttcgcgagcgtgctggcgtcgtccgtttgctcggaattggcgtgtcgcggggagacggcgctcgtcttcgtctcaaacgcgaggtcgatgcccgacgcgccccccgttggggcgctggtgccgtcgactcgctcgacagccgacgaggcgctgcctcctgcttggccttggttgccccgcctcctcctccgttggcgggggagaggacggggtgagctcaaatgttgttcttccaccacgcggggaagacgtcgtcgattccgccgccggcgggcgggctgtcggccgccattgtcgctgtcgcacggcggtggaaggagtatcatgtcgtagctgccgtcgagggacatgaactcaagactcccgaaacggagcaccgtcccgggccggagaggttgctggatactgcccatctggagcttgacgggaagttgttcgtcaacacgcagcaggcccctacctggcgcgccaactgtcggcgtttcgagaccgggggggtccctgggctgacaagtgaaatgtcgctgcgtgccccagcccagatgggtcggcgtgaggccgagcgcgaaggggggagaaaggtggccagagacgggcgtgagagaggtggaaatcccgtggccttcgtgttcgtcccgcgcccaggtcgggtgcgcttgcagtagggggttacaagcgtccacgcgggtgagtgagcgagcggccttacgcgagcgcctgtctcgtcctcgtccctgcgcggccaaccctctctaagagggccctggtccttccttttataggcgcaaggagaggatccaggtgtacaatgggggtgtagtagagtgctacgtgtctagcggaggagagctagcgccctaagtacatgccgtcgtggcagccggagaggttttggcacccggttcgtgtggtgtcgtggccgtcggaggagcgctggagcctggcggaaggacagctgtcggggctgtcgagtccttgctgacgtcctcttgcttccgtaagggggctgagagccgccgtcgtcacagagcgtgcggggcgccatcattgcctatctggcggagcgggccagatgggacgccggtcttgttccccgtagcctgagtcagcttggggtagggtaatgatggcgcctcctgtcgacgtggtcggtccgcgccctaggttgggcgatgtggaggctcctccgaggtcgaggtcgagtctgtcttccgtggccgtggtcgagtccgagcccctgggtcgggcgaggcggagaccgtcggctgaggccagggctgcgtccgagccctggggtcgggcgaagcggagttcgtcgtcttctggggctgagcccgagtccgagccctgggtcggtcggagcggagttcgccgtcttccagggcttagcccgagtccgagccctgggtcgggcggagcggagttcgccgtcttcaggggcttagcccaagtccgagccctgggtcaggcggagcggagttcgccgtcttcaggggcttagcccaagtccgagccctgggtcgggcggagcggagttcgccgtcttcaggggctgagcccgagtccgagccctgggtcgggcggagcggagttcgccgtcttccggggcttagcccgagtctgagccctgggtcaggcgaagcgaagcttcctatggtgcctgcggccgggcttgactgcctgtcagcctcactctgtcaagtggcactgcagtcggagcggcgcaggcgacgctgtctttctgtcaggccggtcagtggagcggcaaagtgacggcggtcacttcggctctgtcgactgaagggcgcgcgtcaggataaaggtgtcaggccacctttgcattaaatgctcctgcgatttggtcgatcggcgcggtgatttagtcagggttgcttcttggcgaagacagggcctcgggcgagccggaagtatgttcgtcgctggaggggggcctcgggcgagacggagatcctccggggtcggctgcccttgtccgagactaggctcgggcgaggcgtgatcgagtccctcgaatggaccgatccctgacttaatcgcacccatcaggcctttgcagctttatgctgatgggggttaccagctgagaattaggagacttgagggtacccctaattatggtccccgacaattataaATGTGGGTTCAGATATTATCTAACATGAATACAAATTGAATATAGTTTGAATTATAGTAAGCATTAATAAAATATTCACATATCTACTCATTTTAGTTGATAACAAGTCCCAATTTGCCTTGCCTATGTACTTTGAACAACAAATCTATATGACTAGATCAAACACATGTAGATAAATATAGACCATAAAACCATATTTTATCCAAAAAAATATTTCAATAATATCATTAGGAGGATATATCTAGACCCTTAGACATAGGGTAGCCGCTTTTCTTGGTCTATTGGGGTTAATGTTTTATTAGCAGGTTAGCCTTCTTCAAATGCTATAAAAAGTTAGAACAAGCTATAATGAAAGTTATTCATTAGTGGTTTTATAGAAAGCATGAACATTTTTGATTAATCGTGCATGAATTCTTTTAATAGTACAAGATTCGTGAACACAAATAATTAAATACATATATAAGATATAGAAGAATATGTTTTCATGTCCATTACTTAACATTCATCATATCAGTTGTGCTAAGTGATATTATTAACACTCAATATTCAACTGTTCAATAACTATCCTAtgatttattatattatttattaagTAGAGAACATAAAGGAGAGACATAGATTATAGTTTTGTAGACTAAAGAATGCACATATATACCTTAGTTAGGATTGGAGTGCTAAAATTATGTTGCTTCTAGATTAAATAGTGGTGTTTAGCGGAGCTAAAACATTAGAAGTAGTaatagaggaacaatcaacaataATATGATGGTAGGCCATTATGAAAAATTATAGCGTATTATTTAAAACCATGATTGGGATGCTTTCGTAACATAACTAGGAAACCAATCCTAGTAAAAAAGGAAACCAACTTGTAATCTTTTCCTTTAGGTAATATAAGGAGGGGCATTACATGGAAACCCCTCTATGTCCCTTGATGTCCCTCACCCAAGAGATACATCATCGTCTAGTGGCACCCCTCAATGTCATTCAATGTCTTTGAGGTTCACAACATGTTCTTTGGTATCATCTAGCATCTCTCGACGTCACTTGGCATCCCTCACCATTATTCATCATTCCTCATTATCCGTCGGCGTCTCCCTGTGCCCCACAACATCCCTCCTTATCTCTCAATGTCCTTTGATGTCCCTCTACATCACTTGGTGCCCATTAGACTCCCTAGGCTAGCTTCACTTGGTGCTCCCTCAAATTCCCACACCATTGCTTGATGCTACTTTACATCCCTTGACATTCTATAGTGTCAATCAACATGGCGTGACATCTCACGTCATTACTATGTGCCCTTGATATGCCTTGACATCACTCGATGCCTGAGACATTAGTCAACATTTATTGTCCTTCATTGTCTGCTGATTTCATTTGGCATCACTTTTCATCCCCCACCCCCTTTGATAGAACAAATTGTCACCCTGCATCCTTCATTCTCACTCGATGTCCTCAACATCCCACACTATGAATTAGGGTCCACATCATTACTTGACACCACTCGATGTCCTCATTCTCCCTTAATGTATCTTAGCATCCCTCGTTGTCTTTTACGATCCCTTGATGTCCCTTAGTGTCCATCAAACACCATCATTAGCCTAATCCTCTATGAGTCGTTAATGGTGCCATCGACGTCACCAGGCACGTCATTGATCTAGCTAAGTCAGTTTCATAATTGTTTTATTTATAACATGTTATATATGTTTTTCTTTTGACTTTCTACTAATTTGGCATCCTACTTGGTAGTAAGTTAGGGTCTGAGAAGATTATTTTTAGCTTCAATCCCTCTAAGCTAGTACCACAATCAACATCACTAGACACATCAATGAATCAACAAGTCACTTTCATAGTTATTTTCTTTATACCATGTTATATATAAGTAAGTTTATGACTAACATGTGCACTCATGTGTGTGACTATTCTTCGTTCTAAAATTTAAGTACTTATATGGTACATGTTTTGAGTATAAAGCTTTGTATAATATGATAACTTACACCACACCCAACATTATATAACACTACCAGACTTGCATTCTTTGCCTAGTGTCCTAGGCACTCGACAAATACCTTTTTACATTTGGCAAAGAACACTAGACTTATCCTCAAAGCTTATCTTCCAGGTACTAAGGCCTTTCCTGGCATGGGTCACCTTAGACCCATAAACACCTTGTGATGGTCAGGAGTGTGCATGCGAGTGCACACGATGAGTGTAGCCTCGCAAGTCCGAGGATGATTTGGAAAATCCATCATGGAGGTTAAATATACTATCGCGGGATTTAGACTAGGATTAGGTAACCCCTTGTTTGATACTCAATAATTATCTAAAACATTTGGACATATGGTATGCTGGACCAACAACCTAGAGTTCTAAATTTACATGGGGTATCTTCACTAACGTGCTACATAAGGCATAGACATACACCTCCCCCAATCTCTCAGGATCCAACCCTGGTAGGAAACAAAAAAATTTGCCCCTACCCTTGTCACTAGACTCGAACATCTTCATCTCATCATATATTCCTAATAAGGTATACAAGGAATGCAACCAAAAACACATGACATGTGGTGTTGCTTATTCATAAGGCATATAGAGGACTTGTTTGGTGCCATATGTGATGAATGCCACctcatgtgtggatacctgatccTTCACTAGGTCCTTCACAGAACTATGTTATACCTTATTTCTCTTGTGAGCCATTGAGAACTCAAGCAACCACTACAATGGGTCTATCATGTGTTCTGCGTCATTGCTTATGCGAGCTACCAAGAACTCAAACAATGGAATGTGAGTGGTAGTTTCTACTCAGCTATTGCCTAGCCATGTGATTGGTCTGGGTGCGATAGATCTAGGAGAAAAAATTTAATTGATTGTGTATAAAATCGAAGATGGTGTCCTTCATATCATGTACCTCCCTCAATCATAGTTAGTAGGATAGAACTAAGCATCAAACTACTTAAGATAGTTGCACCGCCACTCGGTGCAATTTTAAATATACTGATATATTTAGCTAAAACAGAAAAATAATTTATAGCTCAGTGGTGACAACTCTTCTCACCAAGAGGCATGTTTAGGTCTTGGACCTATTTGTTGCACTTTCCCCTCTTAGGTTCACTATTATACAAGATAGTCCACCCACATTTGTTTTCCAATAGTCCATTGCCTGAATTTTTAGTGGTTTTCCAAAAAATCAGTTCATCCAATGTTCTAGTCGGGTTGCACATCTAATCTTTTATCTAAATTAGATTGGCTGAGGCCCCGGTTCTAGTTTTTATTGTGAAACCACCAACCTATTTTGGTCCTAATAACTATGCTCTAGTTACATTGTAGTAGTAATCTCCATATACCAATGAAATACCTCTAGGTGAAGGCCCTTTATTTTGATTCCACCACACGAGCGACAAAAACATGTTTAATGTTGCATTGTACTTGTAGGTGCGCCTTATGAAGGTCATCCTTTGTAATGGCTAGGTTGATTGTATGTTCATTGAAATTGTGTGAtattgtgtttcatttgtgattctTGCACAATTTGTACCTCATGCCAGGTAGGTGTTATTGTTATTCATGGTTATGGCACATGAAATTTTAGCCCCATGCCCAACATGGTGTTGGATGATATATAATTTAGGTAGGTAGTTTGTCATAATTTTACCATGGTGTTTGAAATTAACCAGTTGCCATGTGTTTGTAACTAGGACAATAATTGGGTTGTTCAACATGAGTGATGCATATACCTCTAGTAGCTTAAGCACTCAAAATGCAAGGGGTTTATCATTAGTGTTCTTCATGTTAGGAATGTTCAATCGAGTTCTTACAACAGAGAaatcaagagagagagagagagattgatGGGATAGCGCTATGCTAATCTTAGGTTCGATCTGGTCATGTTTGAACCGGCCGAGTTGTCCCTTCTACTAGAACACATACATTCCCTTATGTACTGGGTGGTGATGGGAATATAGATCATAGAATATCTAAGGCTTTCCTAAGGTTCCTAGCCCAATGCTTCCATCTTCTTCATCACAACATTGTCGGTCTTCCATCTTGTACCAGGGGCCAACAATGTCACAATCACCCTTTGACGCTGTTGTTGTCGCTTGGCACTGACCACCACATGATGTCTACTACCGCTAAGCCTTCGATCGGTGCACCTTCTCTTAGCTTCCTCAATAGCTAGACTTTAACCCATGCTCAGTGGGAGCTACTAAGTGGATCCAGAGTCCACAACCCAGGCAACACATTAGTCCTTATCGTGGCACATCACACATGTTGGTGACCCTATTCTAGGAGTGGTTGACACCAGATCATAGTGGTGGAGGGGAAGCGAGTGCTAGATAGGGTCTGTCACCCCCATTGTTTTATGTGCTTGTTAAGCTCTTGAGGCCTAAAAAGCTTTTGGGACACACTTTTCGCTTTGTTCGAGGTAGGCGCTCAGCCCAAGCTAGGGCTTGGGCAGTGGTAGGGATGCTTGCTCAGTCGAGGCTCTTGGGtttagctattttttgtgccttggcTGAGGCCCCGAGCGAGGATCGCTCGGATGGAAACTTGCCCCGGTCTTGAACCTCAACCACCGAGGCCGTCTCTAGGGCTGGTTTTTAGAGGCCTATCAAGCCATTTATTAATTGTTTGGTGTGTATGTGTGAGAGTACATGACGAGTGTAGCCTCCAAGCCAAAGGCTGATTAGGAGAATCAGCTAGGATATTAATTGGATCATCACGTCCTCGGTTCAAGAGTTTAACGAAACCTTATATGTTTGATCTTGACACGAATTCCATAAAGTTCATTGCTCTCTTTTCTACGTAATTCCATAAATCTTCTTGTCAGCATAAATAGTGTCCTTTTAGCTCTTGCCCTTGGAACTAGGATACACTTAAGTCATGCTCAATAGATTGTGCATATAATTATATAAAATATTATATCGCAATGTAGACTACACCGTTTACAAAGTACAGCTAGAAATAAGAGGTGTGATAGTAaatctgctggagatagccttagcACAAGAGTGCCTCGGCCAAGGAAAACATGTTTTCATGTATGTATTTGACTCTGTTCATCCGTCATACATAGAAGCTTTACTTCCCTCTCATTtcttttttattatctcgtgAACTGTTCCGGTTGTACCTTTTGACCTTTTTGGTCTTTAGGCTGCCCGCACTGGGCGACGGTAAAAGCTACTGGAAAATTTTTACAGTTCACTGAAGACTGCAGCGGGCGACGCTACGCCTACTCCATTCTCTCTCTCTTACCTTTCCTACGCCAAATACAGCGTTCGTCTGGTCCCTGCGCTAAACCGAGCGTTCGTCTCTCTCCTACCCACTCCAGTGTTTGTCTGGTCTGGTCCTCTGGGTTGGGCCCACGCGTAACACGAGGAGAACCTGAGCGCACAGTTTTCAACAATAATAGAATATATAAAAGTTGGTATAGGGTTGAGATATAGAGTAAATATGATTGCGGAGGATTATGGTATAGGGTAAAGAAATTTGCTGACAAGGATAGAATATtccttttagagtagaaatttagagttgtatgagtgcggatagccttaTTATACTGTATGTACAGTTGTACTCCCAGTACGTAGATGCCTCGATCTGCCCCCTCTTTTTTCCTTGGAGAAAACTCAATATCTAATATCAATTCGTTCCATACCTTGACCATTCAAAAAATATGAGAGAATAGTAATTGAACTTAACAAGATCACTCTCTCACACTGATTCGTCTATTAATCCGCAGCATAATCAAATGTTAGACACTTCCTCTCTTTGGCTCTCTTTTGAGTCACCGCACCGGAGCGAAAGCCAGATTTATACGTCCATCCAACTCACCAAGACCACGCGTCCACGTACACATAGGTCGGCCACTTGCCTCCCTGCGGTTGCTTTCCGGGCCCCTTCGCCAGGTTTTACCTTTCCCCGACACCTGGGCCCATGTCCCACGTCCCTGGCCCGCCACGTGGCCCCCTCCTCCTGCTATATAAGGACCCACCTCTCCAACCTCCACCTTTGCCATTGCCACGAGCAGACGACCTTCCTCGCCTCCTCTGCTCTGTCAAGCTTCTCGCGCGCGCGTTCTCTCTCTCTCCATCCACTTCTTGATCGAGAGACGGCAATGGCGAAGGGCGGGCTGAGCAAGCTCAAGTGCATGCTCAAGAGGTGGCACTCCTCGAGCCGGATCTCGCGCACGCCGTCAGGGTGCTCGGCGCGCTCCTCGCACGACGTCGGCGACGCTGGCGCCGGCTTCGCTCTGGAGAACTCGTGGAGGAAGGGCGTGGCTGCCTCGTCCGTCTTCGCCTTCGGCGGCGGAGGCACGGGGTCGGCGTCGTTCCACGGCGCCGACGGCGTGCCCCCGGGCCTCCACCCGGTGTACGTCGGCAAGTCGCGCCGCCGCTACCTCATCGCCGCGGACCTCGTCGGCCACCCCCTGTTCCAGAACCTCCTCGACCGCTCTGGCGGCACCGGCGCCGGCGGGACCGTCGTCGGCTGCGAGGTCGTGCTGTTCGAGCACCTCCTCTGGATGCTCGAGAACGCCGACCCGCAGCCGGAGTCGCTCGACGAGCTCGTCGAGTATTATGCGTGCTGATCGCCTGCTCACGGTCACGTACGGCCATGTCGGTCCGATCCACGATGCCGGCAGCGGCACCGAGCCGAGCTCGACGGCCGGAGTCAAGGGGTAATTAATTAATCTGGTTCTTTTGTTTAAGGTTAGGGGGTAGAGTTGTAATAGACTCAGGATTGCGAGGGCAGGGAGTAAGACGTGTGGAGATAGTTAACCTTGGGGTGTTTGTGGTAATTATCTCGAGATAGCCCGTGTAATTACCGTGCACCCAAGAGAATGCTCTCCCGGGGCAGTTAATTAGTCCTtgatgtaatgtaatggcttGCATGTTAATTTCTTCTTCTGTTTCTTTGAAGCGTAATTGAATAAGATTAGGAATGGGTGTATCCATGTACATTATATTTCACCATTGTATATGAAGTCCGTCCTCATTTCTTTGTATCACAATGGTTCGCTGACCAAAGTATCACTAGCGAAGACAAGGACATGATTATATACTATTTGAATTCGGCTCTTTTCCGAGAGCAATTTATCGGACACTTGGTCAAACATATTTTATCGAGTATCATACTCGGTATAGAAAGACACTCGG
This portion of the Zea mays cultivar B73 chromosome 2, Zm-B73-REFERENCE-NAM-5.0, whole genome shotgun sequence genome encodes:
- the LOC100192664 gene encoding SAUR37-auxin-responsive SAUR family member translates to MAKGGLSKLKCMLKRWHSSSRISRTPSGCSARSSHDVGDAGAGFALENSWRKGVAASSVFAFGGGGTGSASFHGADGVPPGLHPVYVGKSRRRYLIAADLVGHPLFQNLLDRSGGTGAGGTVVGCEVVLFEHLLWMLENADPQPESLDELVEYYAC